From one Phocaeicola salanitronis DSM 18170 genomic stretch:
- the thiD gene encoding bifunctional hydroxymethylpyrimidine kinase/phosphomethylpyrimidine kinase — MKQYPCILTIAGSDCSGGAGIQADIKTISALGAYAASAITAITVQNTCGVTGIHAVPPTYIQGQIQAVMTDIPPISVKIGMLNDAGTIRAIAESLHRFTPYYKYIVLDPVMVSTSGCKLIEDDAIEALTSLLMPLATLITPNLSEAEVLTGKRIATIPDMEKAAKELLAFGSQAVLVKGGHLNEAEMCDVLYIKEEDRPHLFSSPKIESRNTHGTGCTLSSAIATYLALGEPLEEAVRKAKAYVYQGILSGKDVHIGEGHGPLNHFFAPVPLRVNEE, encoded by the coding sequence ATGAAACAGTACCCATGCATATTGACCATCGCCGGTTCCGATTGCAGCGGAGGAGCCGGCATACAGGCAGACATCAAGACCATTTCTGCCTTGGGAGCCTATGCGGCAAGTGCCATAACCGCCATCACCGTACAGAACACCTGCGGAGTAACAGGCATCCACGCCGTGCCTCCCACCTATATCCAAGGGCAAATCCAAGCGGTTATGACGGACATCCCACCTATATCCGTAAAGATAGGCATGCTGAATGACGCCGGAACCATCCGTGCCATAGCCGAATCCCTGCACAGGTTTACACCTTATTATAAATACATCGTGCTCGACCCCGTTATGGTCTCAACCAGTGGGTGCAAACTCATAGAAGACGATGCCATCGAAGCACTGACCTCCTTGCTGATGCCCCTCGCCACCCTTATCACGCCCAATCTGAGCGAAGCGGAAGTGCTGACGGGAAAACGCATCGCCACGATACCCGACATGGAAAAAGCCGCAAAAGAATTGCTCGCCTTCGGAAGCCAGGCGGTCCTGGTCAAAGGCGGACACCTGAACGAGGCGGAAATGTGCGACGTGCTATATATAAAAGAAGAAGACCGGCCTCACCTGTTTTCTTCGCCCAAAATCGAAAGCCGCAACACGCACGGCACCGGATGCACCCTTTCCTCTGCCATTGCCACGTATCTTGCCTTGGGAGAACCCTTGGAAGAAGCGGTCCGGAAAGCCAAGGCATACGTCTATCAAGGTATTTTGTCGGGAAAAGACGTGCATATCGGAGAAGGGCACGGACCGCTGAACCATTTCTTTGCGCCGGTTCCCCTAAGGGTAAATGAAGAATGA
- a CDS encoding NUDIX hydrolase: MEKQNGNNQVIDIHVSVDCVVVGFDGEQFRVLLVRQVGKQTDGQFNDWKLPGSPIYVDEDLDDAAKRVLTELTGLKNIRMNQFKAYGSKERTADPRDVMWLEHFHLIKEGRVGRIVTVAYLALLKINEHNKHLSATYDARWAPVSEVGTLAFDHNRILKDAIEVIRHYVESSPSAMFDLLPRKFTASQLRVLYQLIYNKEFDVRNFHKKIALMPYVVPLEEKEQGVAHRAARYYRFDRKIYNKTR, translated from the coding sequence ATGGAAAAGCAAAACGGAAATAATCAGGTGATTGATATCCACGTGTCGGTGGATTGCGTAGTGGTCGGGTTCGATGGCGAGCAGTTCCGTGTGCTTTTGGTCCGGCAGGTCGGCAAGCAGACGGACGGGCAGTTCAATGACTGGAAATTGCCGGGAAGCCCGATTTATGTAGATGAGGATTTGGACGATGCTGCCAAGCGTGTGTTGACGGAGCTTACAGGGCTGAAGAATATCCGGATGAACCAGTTTAAGGCATACGGCTCGAAGGAGCGTACGGCAGATCCCCGTGACGTGATGTGGCTGGAACATTTCCATCTGATAAAGGAAGGAAGGGTGGGGCGGATTGTCACCGTGGCATATCTTGCCTTGCTGAAGATTAACGAGCATAACAAGCATCTTTCCGCCACATACGATGCCCGTTGGGCTCCGGTATCGGAAGTCGGTACGTTGGCTTTCGACCACAATCGGATTCTGAAAGACGCGATTGAGGTTATCCGGCATTATGTGGAAAGTTCCCCTTCGGCAATGTTCGACCTGCTGCCCCGGAAATTTACGGCGTCCCAATTGCGCGTGCTTTACCAGCTGATATATAATAAGGAGTTCGATGTACGCAATTTCCATAAGAAGATAGCGTTGATGCCTTACGTGGTTCCGCTTGAAGAGAAGGAGCAGGGCGTGGCCCATCGGGCTGCAAGGTATTACCGGTTCGACCGGAAAATTTATAATAAGACAAGATGA